A stretch of the TM7 phylum sp. oral taxon 349 genome encodes the following:
- a CDS encoding S41 family peptidase, giving the protein MTAEGDEQTGSKKNVRRGVSRSVFAASLTLAVVVAFVAGTRSDELYRIVAPVFGVKVAQRDLDVSILKETYRELVSNYDGELDASKLSDGAARGMVEAAGDKHTVFMDGKEAAEFQESLNGDLTGIGAEIGVRNNQPTVLRVINDSPAAKAGLQKGDVFVSVNGESMNGKTAADVAGKVRGDAGTTVKLGVRRGETKQEYAITRAQVNDPSVRWDVVNSVGVMTISRFDEQTGTLARRAAQEFIDKHVKGAILDLRDNGGGYLTAAQALAGVWLNNQVVVTEKTGGKMVDTVKTEQRALLGNMKTVVLTNGNTASASEIVAGALQEYGKATLIGEKTYGKGTVQKIVNLSGGRILKVTTARWYTPKGKNITKEGITPDKTIHITKDDANAEKDTQMEAAQAALAPVQSTNLEQA; this is encoded by the coding sequence ATGACTGCAGAGGGGGATGAGCAGACAGGCTCAAAAAAGAATGTACGGCGTGGTGTGTCGCGCTCAGTGTTTGCGGCGTCGCTGACGCTTGCGGTGGTTGTCGCATTTGTAGCGGGAACACGAAGCGATGAACTGTATCGGATTGTTGCGCCGGTATTTGGCGTGAAAGTTGCTCAGCGCGATCTTGACGTGTCGATACTTAAAGAAACGTATCGCGAATTGGTGAGTAATTACGATGGTGAGCTTGATGCGTCGAAGCTATCTGATGGTGCGGCGCGTGGCATGGTTGAAGCAGCCGGCGACAAGCATACGGTGTTTATGGATGGAAAGGAAGCGGCGGAGTTTCAGGAAAGTCTGAACGGCGATTTAACAGGGATTGGCGCAGAGATTGGCGTGCGGAATAATCAGCCAACGGTTTTGCGTGTTATCAACGACTCTCCGGCGGCAAAAGCGGGGTTACAAAAAGGCGATGTGTTCGTATCTGTGAATGGCGAGTCGATGAACGGCAAAACGGCGGCAGATGTTGCTGGTAAAGTTCGCGGCGATGCCGGTACGACAGTGAAGCTCGGCGTGCGGCGCGGCGAGACGAAGCAAGAATACGCTATCACGCGCGCGCAGGTAAATGATCCGAGCGTGCGCTGGGATGTTGTTAATAGCGTTGGTGTGATGACGATTTCTCGGTTTGATGAACAGACGGGTACATTAGCTCGGCGTGCGGCGCAGGAATTTATTGATAAGCATGTTAAAGGTGCTATTCTTGATCTGCGCGATAATGGCGGCGGATATTTAACAGCGGCGCAGGCGCTTGCTGGTGTATGGCTGAATAATCAAGTCGTTGTGACGGAGAAAACGGGCGGTAAAATGGTTGATACAGTAAAAACAGAGCAGCGTGCGCTGCTTGGCAATATGAAAACGGTTGTTCTAACGAATGGCAATACGGCTAGCGCGAGTGAAATTGTCGCAGGCGCGCTGCAGGAATATGGTAAGGCGACATTGATTGGCGAAAAAACATACGGCAAAGGTACGGTTCAGAAAATCGTTAATCTGTCGGGTGGGCGTATTCTCAAGGTAACGACGGCGCGTTGGTACACTCCAAAGGGTAAAAATATTACGAAAGAAGGCATTACACCGGATAAGACGATTCATATTACGAAAGACGACGCAAATGCCGAAAAAGATACCCAAATGGAGGCAGCCCAGGCGGCATTAGCGCCGGTACAGTCAACTAACCTGGAACAAGCGTAA
- a CDS encoding CHAP domain-containing protein, with translation MQESLSNTIKQINKLKTQLEKQKKDVENVIKDQEAQKQSLAAKEAEQAKLVEETKGQESAYQALVSQRSSEIESLRAQQAAAMAAAARRYNINIGSGSASGGGYPSVWADAEQDTIVDSWGLYNRECVSYTAWKVASTGRFVPHFGGAGNANQWPSTTARYGITNGSTPKAGSVAIQYVGVYGHAMYVEAVNSDGTITVSDYNNNSDGLGWGRYHHYSRSAAGLTYIYF, from the coding sequence ATGCAAGAGAGCTTAAGCAATACGATTAAGCAGATTAACAAGCTCAAGACACAGCTCGAAAAGCAGAAAAAAGATGTCGAAAACGTTATTAAAGACCAAGAGGCACAAAAGCAGTCGCTTGCCGCAAAAGAGGCGGAGCAGGCAAAGCTTGTTGAAGAGACAAAAGGGCAGGAATCTGCATATCAGGCGCTTGTAAGCCAGCGTTCAAGCGAAATTGAGAGTTTGCGCGCGCAGCAAGCGGCGGCAATGGCAGCGGCGGCACGGCGCTATAACATTAACATTGGCTCGGGCTCAGCGAGCGGAGGCGGCTATCCGTCGGTATGGGCGGATGCCGAGCAAGACACAATTGTCGATAGCTGGGGCTTATACAACCGCGAGTGCGTGAGTTATACGGCGTGGAAAGTCGCAAGCACGGGGCGTTTCGTGCCGCACTTTGGCGGTGCTGGCAATGCTAACCAGTGGCCGTCAACGACAGCGCGCTACGGTATTACAAATGGTTCAACACCAAAAGCCGGCTCGGTTGCGATTCAATATGTCGGCGTGTATGGACATGCGATGTATGTTGAGGCGGTGAATAGCGACGGTACAATTACGGTCAGCGACTACAATAACAACTCCGATGGGCTTGGTTGGGGTCGGTATCATCACTATTCGCGCTCAGCAGCTGGTTTGACGTATATCTACTTTTAA
- a CDS encoding GHKL domain-containing protein — MLINIITNAIAARKHLKRRNRIVHIHISNDVAKCIFRISNLFLGRHDILVKLIALSLALRNLPLQFSSLCR; from the coding sequence TTGCTTATCAACATAATCACCAATGCTATTGCTGCTCGCAAGCATCTCAAGCGGCGAAATCGAATCGTCCACATACATATCAGCAATGATGTCGCCAAGTGCATCTTTCGTATCAGCAATCTTTTTCTTGGTCGACACGATATCTTGGTCAAGCTTATCGCGCTTAGCTTGGCTCTGCGAAATTTGCCGCTGCAGTTCAGTTCTTTGTGCCGTTAA
- a CDS encoding permease-like cell division protein FtsX — translation MAKSVKAKKNTRALAQQKRHRRQWLTFVRMCRYGINNFTRNAWLTVAATAVMTITLLIIFATVIASNVLADSVAELSKKVDMSIYLRTGTTEQQAKPVIHALRQLSNVEDVTFISSEQARAQNAQNNKTDQDVLEAISQATNKLPAVIRINLKNINDTTQLDGFVKENKELKPIISPNRAPSFAGSRRNAIENIGRWANFAQRAGLAASILFVVISSLIVFNTIRMAIFNRKDEIEMMKLIGAEKSFIRGPFLVEAVVYGCIAAVLAATIGVSLFVAASGKLQSYGIATANTTNALTMYLGVVLLVMIGLGALIGVISSALATRRYLKI, via the coding sequence ATGGCAAAATCGGTAAAAGCAAAGAAAAATACGCGCGCACTCGCACAGCAAAAGCGTCACCGCCGGCAGTGGCTGACGTTTGTACGTATGTGCCGTTATGGTATCAATAACTTTACGCGCAACGCTTGGCTGACGGTGGCGGCAACAGCAGTAATGACAATTACATTGCTTATTATCTTTGCGACGGTAATTGCGAGCAATGTGCTCGCCGATTCGGTGGCGGAGCTAAGTAAAAAAGTTGATATGTCAATTTATCTTAGGACGGGTACAACCGAACAGCAGGCGAAGCCGGTAATACATGCGCTGAGGCAGCTGTCGAACGTTGAAGATGTCACGTTTATCTCGTCGGAACAGGCGCGCGCGCAGAACGCGCAAAATAATAAAACTGACCAAGATGTGCTTGAAGCGATTAGCCAAGCGACAAACAAGTTGCCAGCAGTTATTCGTATCAATCTAAAAAACATTAACGATACGACTCAGCTTGATGGATTCGTGAAGGAGAACAAAGAGCTGAAGCCTATTATTAGTCCGAACCGTGCACCGTCGTTTGCTGGCTCGCGGCGCAACGCGATTGAAAACATTGGCCGGTGGGCAAATTTTGCACAGCGTGCGGGGCTGGCGGCAAGTATTTTGTTTGTCGTGATTTCGTCGCTGATTGTGTTTAATACGATTCGTATGGCGATTTTTAACCGCAAGGATGAAATCGAAATGATGAAGTTAATCGGTGCCGAAAAAAGTTTCATTCGCGGACCGTTTCTCGTCGAGGCAGTGGTATACGGCTGTATCGCAGCGGTACTGGCGGCGACGATCGGCGTGTCGCTGTTTGTGGCAGCGAGCGGAAAATTACAGTCGTATGGGATCGCAACGGCGAATACTACAAATGCGTTGACAATGTATTTAGGGGTGGTACTGCTTGTGATGATTGGGCTTGGCGCGCTGATTGGTGTTATTTCATCGGCGCTTGCAACGCGTCGGTATCTGAAGATTTAG
- the ftsE gene encoding cell division ATP-binding protein FtsE translates to MILLDRVTKSYGKNAKPALNRVSLHVEPKEFVIIVGTSGAGKSTLLKLLTREEKPTSGKIVVGGIDYDTLKDKHVPLLRRKIGVVFQDFKLLPQRTVFENVAFALEIAGMTNREIRNTVPKVIDLVGLKGKEKQFPHQLSGGERQRVAIARAVVRQPKILIADEPTGNLDPRHSWDIVRLLEKINRYGTTVLLTTHNVEIVNRLKRRVITIDHGKITSDQAQGSYKQ, encoded by the coding sequence ATGATTCTGTTGGATAGGGTGACGAAGTCGTACGGCAAGAACGCGAAGCCGGCGTTGAATCGGGTGAGCTTGCATGTTGAGCCGAAGGAATTTGTGATTATCGTCGGGACGAGCGGTGCCGGTAAAAGCACGCTATTAAAGTTATTGACACGCGAAGAGAAACCGACGAGCGGCAAGATTGTCGTTGGCGGTATTGATTATGACACGCTGAAGGACAAGCATGTGCCGCTGCTGCGCCGCAAAATTGGCGTCGTATTTCAGGATTTCAAGCTGTTGCCGCAGCGGACAGTGTTTGAAAATGTGGCATTTGCACTGGAGATTGCCGGTATGACGAATCGTGAAATCCGAAACACGGTGCCAAAGGTAATTGACCTTGTAGGATTAAAAGGTAAAGAAAAACAGTTCCCGCATCAGTTGTCGGGCGGCGAGCGCCAGCGGGTGGCAATTGCGCGGGCGGTAGTGCGCCAGCCGAAGATTCTGATTGCCGACGAGCCGACAGGGAATCTTGACCCGAGGCATAGCTGGGACATCGTTCGCTTGCTAGAAAAAATCAATCGTTATGGTACGACGGTACTCTTAACGACGCATAATGTTGAGATCGTAAACCGGTTGAAACGGCGCGTGATCACGATTGATCACGGCAAGATCACGAGCGACCAGGCGCAGGGGAGCTATAAACAGTAA